The genomic region ATAGTTATAGGCTGGCAAAACCCAGAACTATGCATGAAATGCACAAGAATAAGAATGACCCCCGACGGCAGAATAAAACTATGCATATTCAGAAACGACCTAGTCCTAGATGCTCGAGAAGCCATACTAAACAGAGACAAAGAAGCTTTTCAAAAACTACTAGAAAAAGCAACACAACTCAGAGAACCCTACTTCAAACCAAAACAACAAATATTCCTCAATCCTATCTAAGTTTCTATGGACCCTTTAAAAACATATTATATTAATTTCAATTCTTTCTATGTTGTTACCATTATGTCCCCCGTATCACTAGAGCTTGTAGACTCATACACTTTCAATTCTTTCTATGTTGTTACATTGGCATCCACAATGTTATTGTTTTTATGGGTTTCCTGCTTTCAATTCTTTCTATGTTGTTACTTCAAGCCCTGATATACCTTCTCAGCAACATTTAATGTTCTTTCAATTCTTTCTATGTTGTTACAACTATTATATTGGATCCCGCCTTGTAAAAGTGTATGTATCTTTCAATTCTTTCTATGTTGTTACTCTACAAATCTGAAAAAGACCTTATCGAGGTTGATACTGACTTTCAATTCTTTCTATGTTGTTACCTATACTATTACATTCGAGGGCTACCCCAATACTAAGCCTTTCAATTCTTTCTATGTTGTTACACTTTAATTTCTGTATAATTTGAAGCATCAACAGTTACTACTATGCTTTCAATTCTTTCTATGTTGTTACTTTGGTTCGAATACGTTGTTACATTTATTTAATCTGTTCGAATTGTTATATATGTTTTTCTATATTTGATCCCTAATTGATCGTGTTCGACTAGTTTTCTATAGATTTAATAGTATCTCCGACCCCATGACAAGTTTGTATAATGAAAAACATTCGAGTGGTTTCCGTTGGTTTTTTGTATATTTTGTTGTTAAGTCTGGTTATTGTTTATTTTTGGTTGTTGCTTATATGTTTGTGTTGGTGGAGGGAGGTGGTTGTTTGTGTCTATGGTTGATGTGTCGGGTAAGAGGGTTGTTTTTCGTGAGGCTGTTGCTGAGGGGGTTATTAGGCTTAGGCCTGAGACTGTTAGGAGGATTAGGGAGGGTAGGGTTGAGAAGGGTGATGTTTTAACTGTGACTAGTGTTGCTGCTATTCAGGCTGTTAAGAAGGCTTCGGAGCTTTTGCCTTTGTGCCATAATATTCCTATAACTTATGTTGGTGTTGACTATGAGTTTATTGGTGATGATAGGATCAGGGTTGTTGTTACTGTTAGAACAACTGCTCAGACAGGTGTTGAAATGGATGCATTAACAGGTGTATCTATAGCGTTGCTGAATATATGGGATATGGTTAAGAAGTATGAGAAGGATGAGAAGGGACAGTATCCTGAGACATGGATTGAAAAGATAAGGGTGGTTTCTAAGATTAAAAAAGAATAATTGAGAAATGCGGTAAGGATCACGGGTCTGACACTATTCTTATTAATCGTTAATGCATCGTATTCATATTTTGAACTAAGAAAGCATAATATGTATTAATGTTTTTTCTAGGATTTGAAGAGCGGTGTTTGACATGATTCAGAGCTATATAGGGGTAAGTGATTGTCTCGAAAACATTCTAGTAGAGGCATTGTCTAGTGTTTTAGGAGAGGATGAAAAGGTTGTGAGAGAATATTTTAGTAGTAAGAGAATAAAGATCACTAAGACACCTGATCCTAAGCTTGGCGATTACGGGTTAGCTCTCCACTACTTATTCCACAAGTATAGAATTAGCAGGGATGATTGGGAAAATATTGCTTCTAGGATAATCAATTATTTGGAGAGTAGGGGTCTTCTCGGTAAATGCTATGCTAGTAGAGCTGAATATGTTAATGGATATATCAATTTCTACATAGATTATAACTTGATGAAAGACATTATATTCGAAAATTATCTCTCCAAGAAAATATTTGATCAAATAAAGAGTTTTGGTAAGGGAGAAAAAATAGTTGTTGAGCATACTAGTGCAAATCCTGTTCACCCACTACATGTTGGTAGTGGGAGAAACGCTGTCATAGGAAACACGTATGCTAACCTACTCAGATATTTAGGCTTTAATGTTGAGGAGAGATTCTATGTAAACGATATGGGTAGGCAAGTTGCTGTACTAGTATATGGGTATAGGATTGTTAAGAACGAAAAACTAGTTCCTCCTCCAAATATGAAAATAGATCACTGGATTGGAGCAATATATGCATTAACCAATATATTGATCCATAAACTAGTGGTTGAGAGAGAAATACATGTTCTCGAAGAAAAACTACGCGGAGAACTAGAAACAATACTCAGGGAAACCGAGAAGTTCATGGAAAACAATAACTTATACCCACTAGTAGAGCTATCCATAACAATAGAGAACCTATTAAAGAAATACAGGATAAAACACTACATTGGAGAAATAATAACTGAATCAATAAAATCAATCGAAAAAATAGTTAAGATTCTCTCAAGCAAGGGATACAAGCATATAAGTAAATACTATGAGGAGAAACATGATGAACTGAAAAAATATGAGAAGAAATACAAGGATCTATTAATGGAGCAGAACGAATATAGTGATTCTGAGAACAAGTTTGCTGAAACATATCCAGAACTATATGTTGCGTTGAAAAAGAACATAACCGATCCAGACAAGGCTGAGGAGGAGATCAGGAAATATATGAAGAAATATGAGGAGGGAGATGAAGAAGTAGGTGTATTATTCAGAGAAGTTTCAGAACAAACACTAAAAGGTTTCAGAGAGACACTGTCAAGGCTTGGAATAGTTTTTGATTCATATGATTGGGAGAGTAGCCATATTATAAGAGAACTTGCATGGAATGTGATCAGGGAATCAGAGAAGCTACCCTATTCTAGTAGGGAGGAGGGAGCATTAATCATAGATCTCGATAAAGCCGCTGAAGAACACTTATTTATCAAGAAGTTATTCGGCAAAGACCAGCCCGGTAAACTGGTTGTTCAGAGAAGTGATGGAACAAGCCTCTATACTACCAGAGATATAGCATACTCAATATACAAGTTCAAGTATTTGGGGGCGAGCAAAGTATATAATGTTATAGCTGTTGAGCAGACAAGAGAGCAGAAACAAGTAAAGGCAACTCTCTACCTTCTAGGATATAGGGATGAAGCTGAGAAACTAGTTCATTTCACATATGAAATGGTTAATTTGAAAGGTATGAGGATGAGTGGTCGTAGAGGTCAATATTATAGTTTAGATGAACTATTAGAAGACTATGTTAAAGCTATTGCTAAATCATATGTTGAAAGCCAAATTAAGAGGATCGGAGGACTAGAATCGAGTATACCAATAAATTTGGATGAATTGAAAAAGGTTTTCGAAAAACTAGCAGTTGCTGATTCAAGAGCACTACTATTATCGATTGATCCATCCAAGGTATTAACATTTGATCATAGGAGACTAGAAGAATACAATATGGGTTCATGGATACTATACACATTTGTCCGGTTGCAAGGCATTCTTAGGAAATGGCTTGGAGTAGAGCCGTTAACAAATATTGATAAACTACTGGTTGAAGCAAACAAACTATATAATACATTGAAGAATAAAGAGATTGACCTAAATTTACTGGAGAGAAACATACTCGAAAACCTACTAGAATACCCCTCAATACTGTATAAATCATATAGTGAGCTGAAACCAAACAAATTACTAGAATACACAAGCAATCTATGCATGAACATAAACAAACTATACGAAACAGTCCCCGTTCTCGGAGAAAAAGATCAATATAAGAGAAGCTTTAGAATACTCTTAGTAATAGTAACAACTCTAATTCTAAAAGACCTAGTAGAAATAATGGGTTTCCCAACAATAACAAAAATATAGCTACAACAACACTATTTGGAAACTATGTATTAGTTACCCAGAATAAAGATTTTGCAAGATCAAGAGATCTAGGCCTTAAACTCGAACTACAATAAAAGACTATTTTAGGAACTATGTACTACTTTTTCAGGACTCAATTGTTTAAGGAGAGGGGGGTTAAATTATTTATTAGGGTTTATTCGTGAAGATAACCCCCCGGTTCCCCTGAAGAAAATATATGCAAGGTCCTCATTAACCCCTAATCTTTAAGCTGTTGTATTTTAAATGATTTTATGAGTTAGATATCATTTGGTGTATGGTTTTGGAGGAGAGGTTTAGGATAGCTTTAAGGATCATTGATGAGTTGAGAGCCAAGGATAGAGTTCGAACTAGTCGTAGGAGTGTTGGTGATGTTTTAAGGATTGCTGAGATTTCCCGTATATTGTTTAAAAGGTATTTTGAAGTGGTTGATTGGGAAGGGGAGAATCGAGTGTTGAGGATGAAAATCTAGCTGAGAAGCTATATAATGAGTACATAGGGTTTATGAGGAAAATAGTTGACACGAATGATTTGTTAAAGAAATATATGTTGTTCATAGGTTTTCTCAACAATTGGTTTATAGAGAATGATTTGGGATATATAGTTGTTACGGGAGGGTTCGCGGTTGAGGTATTTACTGGGCAAGCCTATAGAACAATGGATGTTGATCTTATAGCAAGCAATAGTAGAGTTGCTAAAATCCTAGAATTGTTCCTTGAAAAAATAGGCGAGAAGATCGCAAGGGGATATATACTAGGCGATGAACAATTATTATCGAAGTCCATAGACATAGTATCTACAACATATACTCGTAGAAAAAATCCTGTGAAGATCATTGTAAATAGTTATCATGTATACGTAGATCCGCCCGAAGAACTTATTATATCATATCTAGCAGGCTGGAAATACCGGGGAGCAACAGAGGACAGAGATAAAGCTATTTGGCTATATATTGTTTTAAAAGACATGCTTGACAAAGAATACCTATACACTCGAGCCCGAGAAGATGACGTTGTTGATAAGCTTAAATTCCTGGAAGAGCTTGTTAAATAGCATAATTATTTTTATAGTTGTAAAAATGTGTGGAAACATGCATTGACGAAGCAGAACTTATCTATTCGTTAATAGGGGGCTAGGTAGGAATCCTTGAAATCTTTTTGGAGGAAACAATTATTTCATGGTTTCTATGTGCATATAGATCCTGCTAACTTCCTCCTCTGTTAGTCCTGTGTGTCTCAGCATCCTTGTTAGTATTGATCGTTCATATCTATCTTCTGGAACAAGGTTGTTTTCTACGATAATCTTAGCTATGAATTCATATAATCTAGGATCGTGTTTTAGTGATACAATATGGTATCTCCACAATCTTCTAAGCTTGTCTTTATAATACTT from Staphylothermus marinus F1 harbors:
- the argS gene encoding arginine--tRNA ligase, translated to MIQSYIGVSDCLENILVEALSSVLGEDEKVVREYFSSKRIKITKTPDPKLGDYGLALHYLFHKYRISRDDWENIASRIINYLESRGLLGKCYASRAEYVNGYINFYIDYNLMKDIIFENYLSKKIFDQIKSFGKGEKIVVEHTSANPVHPLHVGSGRNAVIGNTYANLLRYLGFNVEERFYVNDMGRQVAVLVYGYRIVKNEKLVPPPNMKIDHWIGAIYALTNILIHKLVVEREIHVLEEKLRGELETILRETEKFMENNNLYPLVELSITIENLLKKYRIKHYIGEIITESIKSIEKIVKILSSKGYKHISKYYEEKHDELKKYEKKYKDLLMEQNEYSDSENKFAETYPELYVALKKNITDPDKAEEEIRKYMKKYEEGDEEVGVLFREVSEQTLKGFRETLSRLGIVFDSYDWESSHIIRELAWNVIRESEKLPYSSREEGALIIDLDKAAEEHLFIKKLFGKDQPGKLVVQRSDGTSLYTTRDIAYSIYKFKYLGASKVYNVIAVEQTREQKQVKATLYLLGYRDEAEKLVHFTYEMVNLKGMRMSGRRGQYYSLDELLEDYVKAIAKSYVESQIKRIGGLESSIPINLDELKKVFEKLAVADSRALLLSIDPSKVLTFDHRRLEEYNMGSWILYTFVRLQGILRKWLGVEPLTNIDKLLVEANKLYNTLKNKEIDLNLLERNILENLLEYPSILYKSYSELKPNKLLEYTSNLCMNINKLYETVPVLGEKDQYKRSFRILLVIVTTLILKDLVEIMGFPTITKI
- the moaC gene encoding cyclic pyranopterin monophosphate synthase MoaC, encoding MVDVSGKRVVFREAVAEGVIRLRPETVRRIREGRVEKGDVLTVTSVAAIQAVKKASELLPLCHNIPITYVGVDYEFIGDDRIRVVVTVRTTAQTGVEMDALTGVSIALLNIWDMVKKYEKDEKGQYPETWIEKIRVVSKIKKE
- a CDS encoding DUF6036 family nucleotidyltransferase, with protein sequence MGRGESSVEDENLAEKLYNEYIGFMRKIVDTNDLLKKYMLFIGFLNNWFIENDLGYIVVTGGFAVEVFTGQAYRTMDVDLIASNSRVAKILELFLEKIGEKIARGYILGDEQLLSKSIDIVSTTYTRRKNPVKIIVNSYHVYVDPPEELIISYLAGWKYRGATEDRDKAIWLYIVLKDMLDKEYLYTRAREDDVVDKLKFLEELVK